TCAAACCTCTCTTTGCAATTCAAATAGAGAGACATAAATAAGCATCGTGAAGGGAAGGACATGCCACTCCTCCTCCACTTGATCCCTTTGTTCTGTTGGGAAACGGCCGGCCTTTTGTAGAAAACAGGTGCAGCATTTGGTGAAGAGGATGCTCTCTGTGTGGAGGCAGGATCAGTTGTTTCATGTTTCAAGGCTCTCTATCAGTAACaaagatgacatttttactgtgtgtttgtacaaaTAGGAGGTATTATGCTCCATTGCAAAACGTAGGTGCAGAAAGGAcataaatatttgatgtttttgtcccTTGACTActataaagtaaataaacaagttAGAGTTGCTCTGATATGTTCTGAATAGTGCAGCAAGCAAGAATTTTGATGAAACTGAGCGATAAGATTGTATGCTTGTGTCTCTGTAGtggttttcttttaaaatgagtttagCATTTCACTGAATACCTTTAAGGGTTATCTTAATCATAAGTTATCTTTCTAAATTTTTAATTCTTCTTTATAGAATTGCTGTTTCCATTGTTCCTCAGAGCCTGACTGTATTCAAGATTAAAAACCACCAGGCTTTTGCCATCAGAGATATGGAACAACCTGCATAGTATTGTTGTAATCAGCATTGTTGCACAATCTTTAAATGTGCACTTTATAATACAGCTTTACAATAACctttgacttttattgtttttgcatTGCTGTTGTCCCGTGAGGCTTGCATTTCTAATCTGTTCTTATACATTGGAATATACTAGTGGGAATGTATTTTATGggaaaagacaaacaggagCAATATGTTGATATTCATGGGGACAACCGTTACTGAAAAAATGCTGTCATAAGTTGGCAGCACACGATACACAGAATTGTGCTTATCTCAGAGCTACCTGGAAAAAAAATTTTCTTTAATACTTGTAGGCAGGAGACAGAACCAGTTTAGAACTAAACTGTGTGCTGTCTGTTACTTAAATGTGATGCTTTGTGCTGTTCTTCTTTTCGTCTCCACCAGTTTTCCCcaaatctttctttcttcctcagAAAAAAAGCACCCACACTCCAAAATACAACAAACCCTGCATCTACTCCATACAATCACTTTGAATGTGGGCACAGTTGTAATGGATTTCAGGTCATCAGGCAGTTTGTCAGTTTTCAGTGGCTTTATCTGTCTTTGTTATATAATTGTGATAAAAATTACACTGACACCTGCTGTATACTTACAGACAGGTGAAATTCCCTAATTCCCAATTCTCATTTCACCCATGGCAGTCCCACTTGAACTGATGACACTTGATGTATTTTGATGTAACTTGGATAATGATGTTGTTTCAGGGGCGAGGAGGGAAAGGCAGCATCTACGTTTGGGCATCAGGAGATGGTGGTAGCTATGACGACTGCAACTGTGATGGTTATGCCTCAAGTATGTGGACAATTTCCATCAACTCAGCCATCAATGATGGACGCACCGCCTTGTATGATGAGAGCTGCTCCTCCACCCTTGCATCCACATTCAGCAACGGACGCAAGAGGAACCCAGAGGCTGGcgttgtgagtgtgtttgtttttaagtaaaTGGATGTTTCACATGATTGAAACATCACAAATGTATggaagaggattagggccacatgtgaaaaatgtatttaagttcTGAGTTTAAACTCAGAACTCAAATACATTCTgagtttaaatgtatttgaatgaatgtttgttgtaaagtttgacatttttctgttgtggtCCCTGAAGTTGACTATTTCAGTGGATATGTGTACTTCAAGCATTTACAGATGACTCAATACTTGTtgataatgttttatgtttttcaagGATGTGTCCTTATTCATAGATTGAACTGTAAATAGCTTCTTTTCAGTTTGCCTAGCAGACAGTGTATCCTGGGCCTTTAAGGAGATAAGAAGAAACCAGGGATAAAACTTGAGAAGCTGTTATGCTGTAATTGCAGGCTGGTTGTGAAAAATGGAGGTTCAGGAGGAGGAATAGCTCTTCTCTCCTGCTCTAGATTCTCAAAGAGGCCACCATACTGTGTTGATCACAGCATTTGGGGCATAGTGGATGTGTTattaagaggaaaaaatagaagggagaaatatgtttttacagaCTTGTGGTCTGCCTTGATTAGTTCCAAAATGTATTACACTACTGTAATACTAGTGGCATGGCTTGAGACAAGCTTGATGGCAATGTCGGTCGGTTCACCCCTTTGGTCCAGAGTGAcacatctcaacaactattgaataaATTGgcataaaatgtgaaacattctTGTCTCCTCAGGATAAATAAACTTTGGTGTCCCCTGACTTCACAAAGCAACATCATCACTTTGATTTTTGACCAAAGTCTTGCAAAACATAACATTCCCGTCAGCGTCAGCCGTACTGTGtatagtgctaattagcaagtgttagcatgctaacattctaAGCTAatatgatgaacatggtaaacttCATACccactaaacatcagcatgttagctttgtcattgtgagcatgttgctatgctagcattagcatttagctcaaagtgcTGAGTTGCTAGAAGGGCTGTAGACTGCAGGAGGGATATTTACTGAGGATTTGCACCCCCTTTTTGTGCTAAACAGTCAACTTGCATTTGTCCTTATTTACTAAAGGACTGCACCACAGTTTAGTGCCAGTTAGAATAGAAGACAAGTGGAACTGctgaaaaaatgtgtgtttggtctcatgaaatatatattttaaagtgttCCTGTTCAgaggtgaaaaatattgaagGAGGAAATGGAAATTTAAACAAATACCCTTTAAGCACCTGATTTCACTGCAAACtgaccactgcagcagaggaaccAGCATCTTAGAAAAGTGTAAAATCTGCCACCTTGTTTTATCAGATACACATAGAGACTATagcagggagaaacagagagagagcgagaaaggGAAACTTATTTATAGATGCATCATAAAGTTACTTTACCGAAGCTCACCACTCAGCACAACACAATAATATAGagcctttctttttctcccagGGCTCCTGCTTGTTTTTACTAACTTTTAATGGCTCACAGCAGCTCCAGCCCAGTTCAATATGATTGTAGAAGTCAGTAATTAAGTAGGCtattatctatttattattttatcaatttataGAAATGATCTAGTCAAAGGAGTTTCACCAAAAGTCATTCAatcactgatgtttttcttgaGCTGACATCAGGTTATTTAATAATCATTGTACAATACAAAGCCGTCTTCTTGTGGATTCAAAACACACTTTGCAAAATGCGTCAAACCACCCAGGGCAAATCAGATGAACTGGTAAATACCCCACTAAATTGAAAAATTTTGCACCCCTGCCTAGTAAATACCCtgttagtcttgtttttttattatcatgaCAAAGGAAACcatgaggagagagaaagagttaaTTTCCACCAACTgctttactgtatgtgctttTTCTGCATGGGTGGGAAGAAAAGTAACAAAGCAAACACGTGAGACACCAAAGTGAATCTAGTGACTGACTTAAGCATACACAAATAGGCTATAGCTGTATAACTGGCTCACGAGTATTTGAACATTTACCTGAAGAATTGTGTCACAAGTGGGTGGtccctgaataaatgagtggatgAATCACTAGAATCAAATAAACCCAGAGTGCACATATCATCTTTGAAAAGAGAGACAGCGAGGCTTGACAGATGATGCAGACTTCCTTTTCACAGAGGACAATTGCTTAACCTTGACAGTTAATGTTAGGGAAAATTGAATGCTCTTATATCTAAGCACACCTGCTGAGAATATTGACTGACATTCTATATCATGCTCGtgtgtaaaaaataatttcccAGTGTACAAAGgcaacagtgtttgtgtttgtgattatGCAAATCACCTCTGTTGACAGAGTCACCGATCTTCCCTAGGGTTTCTCTTCTAATTGCAGTCAATCTGTTATCATTTCTAATTAAGCaccaaattaaagaaataaatgtttagTCAATAAATATACGCATAACTTATGTGCTGTGTGTTAATACCACAGCTCACTATGCATCCTTTTTGCTATCTTTGCTCCAAAATTCATATTAAAGCAAAAGATTATATCGTCATTGGACAATGCTTCCCCAGATAattagatatactgtatgtactgtatatctccTCTTTCTGTTCTCACTCCACTCCATATAAGCTAATTGCTTGTTAAAGATGCATAATGGTTCTTTCTTTCCTGTGATTTGGTTATTTCAGGCCACAACAGACCTGTATGGGAACTGCACACTGCGTCACTCTggaacatcagcagcagctccagaggCAGCGGGCGTCTTTGCTCTGGCTCTTGAAGCTAAGTATGTACTCTACTGTCCACACACCTGtaataattgtgtttattgatttaaatgGACTGTCTGTATGAAACATTATTATGTTACCTAATTCAACTCCTCTGTGCTGAGGAGAGTGCTGCTCAGAAGGTATAATTTTATAATACAACTATTATTATAATCTTGGTAATCTTTTTTATTACTGCATTTGATTTGTCAACTTCAACTAATATGAAAGAGTGTGCTATTCATTTATAAGCTACTATTTCTTTCTAACCTTGAGCTTTGATGTTGCATTGATGTCTTTGGCTTCCTATGTCAGTCTCTGTCCTCAgagtctttattttaattttctgtctccATGTATGCAGCCCTTAAAAGCACAAGTCATTTCTCCACTTTTCacaaaattgtttatttatcacAACCATAAGCcaaatgaaaagtaaaacagCACTTACTCTGTTGCCCGCAGAGTACAGACTCTATGTGCTTGTGCCAAGGACACAAATCATATTGGATCAGTGCTCTTTATATCTCAGTACAAggttaaaaaacacagtttatatactgttaagATGGGCTCAGcacttatgttttatttatctctgCACTTCCCATATGCATGAAGCAGGGAGACTCTCTCTGAGCTGAATGATGAAACACACTGCAGTACTTGATCATCTCAACCTGCTGAAAATATAGCAAACTATGTGTTGAAACCAAAGCTTATATTATTGATGTttataacatacagtaccaatcaaaagttCACTTGAGTTCAcattcccattcatttgaagtgtgtccaaacttttgacaggTATTGTATGCTGCTTAAGTAAAGCCACCCACACATTAGTAGAAGAATATGACAAATCTCAAACCTGATGAATTACTGCTTCTCATGTCCCAGAGGAGAgcctttccttttctctcagaTGCTTCATTTCTCTAAAGGACGAGATTCTGCTGCCATTAACTAACACCAGCTAGTGGAGTTGAGTAAAGAGACACTGTTTGCTTTGCACACACAATAATGATGTTGCTATTGGGAGGAGCGGATGCTCACCCTGTCCGGCGACAAATAACCCACAGGGCTGTTAGAACAAGTGCACAGCCTTTTTACTGCCCAAACACACTTGAACCATGCAACGGCAGGAGTCAGTGAGTCAGCCAGAACAAAGCTGTCACTACACACAGTCAAGATAATGGAGGCAGACGCAGACAAAGGCAACCATCTGCTTCAAAGCACAGACACTACGAGGTTAAGATATTTGAAAGCATGTAATCAAAGCAAAAccattaatctttttttttttttttacttcttgttGCTAaactttaaataacttttttaacTAACTTACAGTTCTGTCTCTCCCACACCACTCTACTCTCCCTTTATCCCCCTGCCTCTGTCCTCTGGTGACTGTTTGTGCGCCCCAGCCCTAACCTGACATGGAGAGACATGCAGCACCTGTCAGTCCTGACCTCCAAGAGGAACCAGCTCCATGACGAGGTCCACCAGTGGAGGAGGAATGGCGTGGGCCTCGAGTTCAACCATCTGTTTGGCTATGGTGTGCTGGACGCTGGGGGCATGGTGAAAATGGCCAAAGAATGGAAGACAGTGCCTGAGCGTTTCCACTGTGTAGCTGGTTCCATCCAAGAGAACCAGTAAGTCACATTTTCACTAGCAACAACATAagtaatgtttattattttactcatactgcatataaaatacacacactacaTATTCTACAACCTCAAACTGCCCTTACCAAGatgttgaaggaaaaaaaatacactgctgATCTACAAGAGACACACTCATCCAATTACTGGGTAATCCCAATAAGGCCTAATTCAATAAAACATCTGCGAAGGGAGTATCCACTTCATAACCCTGTAATATTTAGATTAGCTGCTCAGTCTGTCTGATGGTCCTGTATATTTGTAATGACATTCTGTAGCTTGATATCCTGACAGTTGCTGTTTGTGGGTTAATACATTACTCTTTTGATATCTCAGTTGGATTTCTGTTTGATAAATTATGGTAAACATTCCACTACTAAACTTTAAACTTCAAGTAGGGTAAATGACTAAACAACAAGGTTATATCAAATTCTTATAAATAGCCACATGAACTAAAAGAGATGTTTGTTATAGGCTAAATTTGGACCAAAATAGGCAGAAACTACAAGAGTGCACTCAAtagagtgcagatctctgccaggtgtgtacagtcaagatggcagCAAAGATAACAATaacagggatttattcatctcgtATCATGcttaactttagtggatcataacatatcgggtatggaattaatctgcagatgctccggttcaagatgagaccaaacttttctatggatgtcagtttttgagccatgacaaaggccaaaatgtggcctgcaacagactaggtaagccttgtttttagccttCTGCTATGTCGTAATCCATATCATAGAATGGActgctgaaaagatgaaaatctACACTTTACAATAGGCTCATAAGGAatcttatcaatatttatttgaattcacaacacaacTTGCTTTCCATGTACTGAAATTTGGCACCAATTGATCTAATGTGGCAACAAGGCATGATTGATTGTCCCTAGTGGAAACAAGATTCCAAACTAAAACATGTTGTTTATCACTTGCGTCCCCTATCGGCCGGTTAAGAGGAGTGAGGACTCAGCAGTCAATGGAGGTATGAAACAGAGCAGTCAATGGCattataaaataggtttttcaaaacTTGTGAATCACTGCGACCACGAGAGGTCCTTGAGCGTACattcataaatgtgcacaaaaaatattaggctgatgggtccagtagtatgcgagattagctgcagacagatacacacacggacacatGCGCACACTCGACCAAACGCATGATGATAAAAAGAGTGAAATTACTCATGGAACATGAGGCGCTTGCTGGAAAAAGATAATGTCCTGCATATTGGATGTGGATTCCTTTAAAATTATTGTTTCATATGAGTTTCTAAACATTAGATATTTCTCATGTGCTTTAATCTATCAGAGTTCCAGATAGAGTGGCGTTTTGATAAAAATCCAGCCATCTGGCCTGTCCTTCGGACAGATCCTCCTTATCTTTCCCAGATGCAGCTGTGGTTACGGCATCTTTCTTCTCATCTTATCCTGTCTGTGTCCACCCACATTTACAGTATCTCCCCTTGCATCACCTTAtctttctcctccatctcctccatctACACAGCCTTGCCCTTCCTTCCTTCGCTTTCCAGCCTCCCTGCCTGACACTCTGTCCTTTACACTCtcacctctccctcctctctttcccgCCCTCCTCTGCATGCCTCACTAGGGCTCTGCTTTCCATTCATCTATCAGATCCTGAGGCTTAGAGCTCCCATGTGTGACGCCTGGTAGTTTCCTGTCGCTAGCCCTCTCATTCACACTAATTAGAGCACCACAAATGGCCCAGCATGTCGTGCCCTGGAAGCACTGTCAATTagactgactgacagccagGAAAGAACTCCAGGTGgaggtgtgcatgtgtgtagatgtgtgtaaCCTAACGCTCAGCATTCACATGCATTGTAAAAGTGTCAATGTGTGGGCTAAGATAAAAAGCAGATTGAATAAGGTGAGTCGTGTGTATTTTTTGCCACCGTCAACATATTCAGTTCATTATTTTAGTCTCTAATCAGTGCTCCACAATTGATGCAATCACAACAACATGGTGTGAAAGTGTGCCTGTGTGCCTCCCTTGAGTGCAGCGCCAGATAAAAAGAGGAGCGCCCCCCAAGAGTCATATGGCTTTTACTGCATCCCTCAGGACGTGTCATGCAAATGGTAGAGAGGACTTGGCCTCTTATGCAGAATGGTTTTGACATTAAACATTCCCAGATCGTTTAGGGTTCCATTACAATAAGTGGCATCAGCTCTTTGCTTAGAAATGGCCAAACCTAAACGATTCTCTGTGCTCACCGATTCAGTTACTTTGTAAAATCCTTagtccttctccctcattgagaAATACAGAATCTATATTGTTGTATcgtgtctcctacttcactaaaagtccattctcagtgtatgtgcactggagggtTTCCACACTTGTCTAAGTTGCAACTTAGACAAGTCCAGTAGGGATGCATGCATACTGCATACTGGActtgtatgtatgcatgcatacTGGACCATAATTGGCTCAggctagttgtgatgtcacaaatcattctCGTAGGTACATGCcataaactgagatttaaggtgagcacagagaaactttccattttgtacagtgaaggtcaaacaagtgagtgaagtaacaataagcgAAACCCATTTTTGAGTGGATGGTGACTAATAAAATTTATGAGGGAGAAATACTAACAGTAACATCTCTGGTTTTCAAGCTAATTTTGAGCTGTGTGTTAAAAGCTGTGTCGCTGGCTGTGTCGTATTTTTCATCAGTTCACTGTTTCCACAGCAGCACGGCAGGATCTCTGCTGCTTCTATTGTGGTAGAGATATAATTACAACAAGCCCACCTCTGATGATAGTGTATCACGAGAGAAAAGCAATAAACACCAACATAGCCATGCTTGCAAACACACTGCTCAGCATTGATCTGATAGCAGCTCTGGCTGGCTGCGGCTTACTTAGCTGGAGGAGAACTTCTCATTATCAGAGGAGCTGGCACACAGTGCCCCACTGTGCGGTGGGGTTGTTTTTAATCTCCACTGGTCCTGCCCTTCAGAGGCACCCCTCTCTTTGCTCTATGCCCGACTGCTGTAATTACTCTTCACACATTATCTGATGGGAACGCTGCACCTGCCTCACACGAAATTATTTTGGTGATCAAAAGTGAAATCTACATGTGTTCACTCCGAGATTTTGTCATACCCACAGTCATGTATTGttataaactaaaaataatacattaatattaataataatgataatcttTCATAAATGgaaacatgtattttcattttaacacatAAGAACTCACATATGCTGAGTCATGTTGTTATGGATATatgatgtatttggtttagtCAAATTTTTCAACATGTATTATAGGGTGTAACTGTGACACACCCCACTATGAACTGTTCTGTTTTAATGGGAATAGTAATTTGCTTCATCAGCCCATAGCAGCTCACCGCTCACTCACCTCTCTGTGCTCAGCATTGCGctctattaatcatttttcaaacCGAGTGCAGTTCCACACACGTCTCTCTCACTCAGTTTCTGTGTCCTGTCCCTGTTGCCTAATACCTCCGTCCCTCCATTTCCCACTGCCTGTGGCCACAGCCTCTAATAATGTTATGAAACCTCCTCATAGCCTCTGGCCACCACCCCTGCCCTGCTGTGTTCTCACTCTTTCTTTGCATCACCCAAAGAGATGGAAACAGCAGTATGTCTTCCCAACcacaaagcaacaacaaaaccaaGACCAGCCCGTATTTACACTCTGTTCTGAACAAACCCATTGtgacagaaaaaaggaaaagaatttCTTTATGTGCACTGAAGAGGAGCTCTGAGGATTCAGAGGTGGTCCAGCATGAAGTTACACAGTTTATTGATCATAGGCCTCATATTCAAACAATGTAGGCTATATTACAAACACTACCttacagtaaaatgtagtttatttactgtttctaatttgtatttgtttaagtTTTGTGAATATAATATCATAGTCTTGTCATCATTACATAGAGGGTTGAATTATCTCACACTTAAAACCACATGGACAGCCAGCCCAAACTTGGTAATCTTGCaccaactccaaatgaatgctgatTTTGCGCCGTACCAACTggtgtgttcacagcttgtttctgctgcgccccaagtggccaaaaaatcagtcaGTAGTCAGTGTAGGTTTACAAGAAATGTaattcctttcttttcttcctcatgTGGCCCTATTGGATATACCTAGTAATTGAATGAGtatgtttcatttataaatgaatGAGAAATTATGAATTTGTAATAAAGTCAAAATAGTGTGCAAATACTATTGGACAGCAAGCaataaaaaatcatttcaaactGATAGTGGATAGGACATTATGTGACAATGTGGTACCAATGCAAAAGGTGGCCGTATATTTCAGACCAAAGAGCAGAGCATTTTATTCCCCCCACTGGAGATACATTACATGGTATAGAAAGCAGACATGACAATCATCACTGCTGCTATGAGGAAGCAGGTTCAAAAAGAAGCTTGATTCTCTGTCAGGGTTGGATGGTTCCATGGGAAAAATTGGTCAAGTACTGTGTTTACTGGGGCATTCAAAGAAGAGCAGGTCAGGGTGTAAGTGGACTGAAAGataaaaatacttgttttgCTTGGTGTCTCAGTTGTAGCTACAGGGATGCCCAAAGCTATTTAATAGTGGCAATATTTTCTCTATATTCTGTCTTACTTACCTTTACTCTTTTTTACCTTACTTTACTTTCTAATGcagatatttgactttttttcttcttctctatgCCACACACTCTCAACATGTTCATCTGTTTCTCCTTCTACAGTAAAATCCAGTCTGGCAACAAGCTGGTGCTGGCCATCACCACTGACGCCTGCCAGGGGAAGGACAACTTTGTCCGCTACCTGGAGCACGTTCAGGCAGTGGTCACTGTCAATGCCAGCCGCCGCGGTGACCTCAACATCAATATGACCTCACCCATGGGCACAAAGTCCATCCTTCTGAGCCGAAGGCCCCGTGACGACGACTCCAAGGTGGGCTTCGACAAGTGGCCCTTCATGACCACCCACACCTGGGGCGAGGACCCCCGTGGGACCTGGGTCCTGGAGGTGGGCTTTCAAGGCGAGGAGCCACAGCGCGGAGTCCTGAAGGAGTGGACTCTCATGCTGCATGGAACACAAAGTGCCCCTTATATAGACCAGATAGTGCGTGATTATCAGTCCAAACTTGCCATGTCGAAaaaggaggagctggaggaggagctggatgaAGCTGTAGAGAGAAGTTTGAAGAGCTTGCTGagtaaaaacaactaaaatacCATCTGCATGTTGCCaactctttcactttctcttatCTGGCTCTATCCTTCTCTAAATCTCACTGTATCTCCTCAGTTCTTCTCACTCTCTCGTTATTCTCCCTTTTGTCTACCTCTCTGCCCCTCCTCACTCTGCTTTTTGTTATCAAGTGTTTCAATTAGCCCCCCAACCCTcaatgaatgtttcttgttatCCAATCAGAATAAAAGTGTAACCTTCAGTAATCTGTTCTACATAGAGAAAGCAAACTATATCACCTGAATTTTTACACTCTACAGAATTGTACATAAACCAAATATAATCCACTCTTTCATGCTCTTGCTTTAACTGCCCTGCACCTCTCTTCTGCCAACTGTTGTACAGTTTGTGACTGTAAATGATTTTCTGTGTCATTCTACTTAAAGTTTAATATCTTGCAAACAGAGCAGTGATACTtctttctgtttatatttttgtgacatGCACTGTTTATATAAACAAGGAAAGGAATGTGTGGTTCATTTTGCAGCCTGTGGTCCTCAATTCATATTTCATAATCTTTGACGTAATAAATCTATTCAGCTGTTTATTAAAGCACTTGAGTGATTTGCAACACACTCCTGAACATACTGTGTAAAAGTAGCATGCCAAAACTTTGatagggaaacacaaagaatctgatgaagacaaaagaagacagagaatGTAGAGTAAAATTTTCAAAAAGCTCATCCTGGTGACCCAGCAGTCTATCCAGATTGAATATTTCCCCATGTTTCTTTCACTCTGTACTGTGCTGTCCAATAAAGGGAAAATGCCTCCTAAAAAGTGGAGCCTGAGCTACTCATGCCAAGGCACTCTTTATGTTATAGACATGTTACAGTCTATTGTTTATGGTTGCTACATGTAGCAACCATAAATCACTGCCGTGTCAATATTCAGTGATGTATAGATGAGCAAATCATGCAGAGAAAACTGCATTTTGAGAGTGTCTGGAGAGCGCTGTGGAAAAGAGGGTGACGtgtattatgggaaatgtagtatacatttttaacaatatCACACACATGGGTTAGGGTTACAGTTAGGGTTaacaatagatcaaatgactatgtgaatgtgaatgtttctCATAGTAACAAACCCTCAGATAATTATAACCCGACTCTGCACTTCCCTTCAGCTTTATGGAGCATTCTAGCATCTTTCAACTCAATTTTTTGGCCCacagttttactgtttactctcaccactctcatcaacAAAATGTTTCCAGATGCAGCAGGCAGCAAAAAAAGCTCTAGAAACCTCATTGTGACCAAccatgagaaagaaaaagtgtgaatattggacttaaattcatcagGGGACCAGAAACACAATTCCAGATGAATGCTCCTGGATGTGTAAATGAGAacctgtttgctaacaagtttgttTCGCTGCTCCCAgtcaaaaaaaatcagttaatgcaggttgtAGGACAGGTAAGGAAAATGATATTGATTCATAGTAAAAACAGGAAGAGCTAAGCAAAAGGTTCAGCATGATTCATTGGAAATGTAGTAATCATTTTAGAAACTCTAGCAAAAACTGTGACATGGGAGACTACAAGGACTACTAATCATCTCAAACATTACAAACGTTATCACACACAAATTGAATGTGACACATTGTTTTTAggctaaaactttttttttatcaaatgcTTCCAGGTAATTTGATAGGGTTTGGGAGTGTTTTTTTGATATAATGGGCCATTATTCCTTCAATCATTTCATGTGTCCCACTCATACTCTCATGTTCGTGTCATTTCATTCACCAAATGAAATAATTCTCACAAATCTCTGACATCTGTTGCTCATTCCACCTTTCTTTCTCAagattatctttgttttttctccactcctcttcctctaatGCTGTATCCCTTCTGGAGATATACTGGATGAGTTATAGTTAAATGCAGCGGACAGAGTGAACTACTAAAGGTCACATCAAAAATAGATGAGTTTCCTGTAGATGCAGCACTCTAATAAGACTTCTGAAGAACACCAAAAACATGggtgaattttttaaaaag
This genomic stretch from Thunnus albacares chromosome 14, fThuAlb1.1, whole genome shotgun sequence harbors:
- the pcsk2 gene encoding neuroendocrine convertase 2, with protein sequence MRGSPRHGTAMGFIVLLNALLLATQAAESVLTDHLLVQLHEDAQDEAHQLATQHGFQSARKLPFGEGLFHFYPQDTSKRRSKRSARSRQQLQKDRRVKNVYEQEGFSRQKRGYRNINDIEVNMSDPLFTKQWYLINTGQADGTPGLDLNVAEAWQLGYTGKGVTIAIMDDGIDYLHPDLASNYNADASYDFSSNDPYPFPRYTDDWFNSHGTRCAGEVSAAANNNICGVGVAYNSKVAGIRMLDQPFMTDIIEASSISHMPQVIDIYSASWGPTDDGKTVDGPRELTLQAMADGVNKGRGGKGSIYVWASGDGGSYDDCNCDGYASSMWTISINSAINDGRTALYDESCSSTLASTFSNGRKRNPEAGVATTDLYGNCTLRHSGTSAAAPEAAGVFALALEANPNLTWRDMQHLSVLTSKRNQLHDEVHQWRRNGVGLEFNHLFGYGVLDAGGMVKMAKEWKTVPERFHCVAGSIQENHKIQSGNKLVLAITTDACQGKDNFVRYLEHVQAVVTVNASRRGDLNINMTSPMGTKSILLSRRPRDDDSKVGFDKWPFMTTHTWGEDPRGTWVLEVGFQGEEPQRGVLKEWTLMLHGTQSAPYIDQIVRDYQSKLAMSKKEELEEELDEAVERSLKSLLSKNN